attgttttttgtatgGTTGAAATACGCACCAAGAGCATGGTTTGAAAAATTTTGCATCTTTCCTTAGGTTTTCATTCACTTAGAGTTTgtataactctttttttttttctacagaGAACATCTAATGGCATACTCATCCTTTTTGTTAATGTAAATGACAttattttcattagtttttatatgaCAACTATCTTTgaggttaaaaaattattgaattctaGTTTTCATAGGAAAAACTTTTTAGGTAACTCACCTATTTCTTGGGGTTAAAGGTGCATTGTTGGCATAAAGGtatctttttaaattagaacaaatatatttaaaatctaattcatTTAACGTGTCTCACGAACTCTACTTTTGTTGACACATCCATGAAAATTAATGTGAAATATCAACGTCAAAGGGAAACTTCTTGAAGACCCCTCTCTATAAAGAAAGCTAACTGGTAGTCTCATCTAGTTCACCATCACTCAACTTGATATCTCTTATATTGTTCAACACCGTCAACAAGTCCATGCAAGCCCCCTAACATCTCAACCTTGTTGATGTTCGTCGCATCATTCAATACATCCTTGGTACACCTAGTTGTGGCTTATTCTTCTGCTGTTGATTGGGTTGACTATCTAAACACTAGAAAATCTATTACAAGATGGTGTTTATTTCTTGGTGatgctattattttttggaaatGCAAGAAGCAAGATTGCATCTCCAAGTTCTCCATTGAGGTAAAGTACTGCACCATGTCTATTACCTAATTCGAAATCATTTGACTACGTGGTCTCCTCAAAGAGCTTGGTTTCTTCCAAGTTCACCCTACTCCATTACATACTGACAATACTAACATCATTCAAATTGCTGATAACCCCATTTACCATAAATGTATGAAGCACATATAGGTTGACTTCCACTTAATTTGGGAGGCCTTTAACTACAAAATTATTACGCTTCCATATATTTTCACTACTCTACAAATCATGGATATCTTCACCAAAGCTATCACCaatgatattattttcttgtaatcaaaTTGATATTAGATTTATCAGCTTggggatgtaaaaaaaaaaagttaggtaGCCATTTATTAAATGTAAATTCCATACCTTGTATAGCTTTGACAACTAATTTCTTTGTTTGTAAATCTTCTCTTTATTAGTACCTTACTAGCATATACTAGTATTAAGCTAATTGTATATGATAGTTTTAATGTTCTAAAGGCTATAAATTTACTTGTATAGATTTTATGCTTTTATACTCTTTCGAGAGAggagtttttttctaaaacgcTCTCTAAGTTTAACAGCAATTCCATTGTATTCTTCATTTCCTGTTTAGATTTTCACTCCTCTGCTGtttttaataagttaaataTGCAgctgatcatttttttttgggtctgTAATATAATCAGTAAGAACATACCTtagcctaaaaaataaaatgtttgctGTTGTTTTGCTACACAAGCGTCAGCTAGCATTTCTGGTTCCATTCTCTACAGTCGGACCAAAAGTTCAATTGAACCAGAAAATATACCATCAGTTCTGTGATAAATGACGAGGAATCATCGAGTTCCAGAAAATCAAACTCGCTGTATATTTGATTGAGCATGAGAAACGCACGAAGGAGAAAAATCCTATATCAACCAGAAGCATCTATTCTTAACATAAATGCGAAAAACTTGTCTCCAAAATCCAGCAGCAGCAGTATCATTTACAAAGTTAATCTCTGAAGACATGTCAGGTAAATAACCAAGTCCACCCATATTTCCCACTACTTTGAAGGGCAGGCCACTGTAACCAAACGTTACTATTCATCAGCCTATGTTTTCTGGGTATCTCATCGACCTTGGTGAAGCTCCTCTGCAGGTGGAGCAAAACGCACATTTGCTGGCCGTGCTACCACAACAGCGTCATCTGCAAATAGAGATTTAATAAATCCTGGGGTTCGTAGGGGCCGACGACCTGTCATTCGTGGATACACATCTTCAAGAAAATAGTAAGCATGACCCGCTATCATCCCCTGTATCAGAAAAGTTACAATTAAAATAAGGAAACCAAGAGTCACATGACAAAAAGGCAGTCAGATTAACAGGAAATTTGACATCAAAGTCAGGAGGATCTttatataacacaaattaaACCTAGAGGAGCCACACATTCTAATGGCTCCAGCTTGATCGGAGTTCAAAGATACTTCTTGACTTCGTAAGTATAATGTGACTGGATAACGGTGGAAGTCCTTGATCTCTCACTACATCAAGCAATACATCAAAAACTGGAAGATGGCTCAGTTTATAGTAAAGCAACATGTCTTGTCTCAGCTTACAGCACAACATTTACAATCAGTAttagtgtttcttttttcttttcatttttttggatAATGATAAGGACAAGTCATGGGAGGTACTCATCTATATTTAAGTTTCTTCAAAACTTGAATGCCAATGACAGAACATCCAGGGTTTGATTAAACAAGAACTACATTGAAGTTCATATCCAATCAGGCAAATATTTCCAAGTGAGCATGGTTAAGAATTTGCTAATGTATGTAACATAAAAGCACAAACATGGAATTAACGATGGCACATAAAACACACCAGCAGATCCACCCAAGCACTGGCACCAACAAGAACAGAGAATCCCAAGAGAACCTGGTGAAAAACAAGGGAGAAAACAGTGTTACTACTTGCCTCTACATTGACTTTCAAGATAATTCAACTTGAAACACATCACAGTTCGAACCCTAATTAGGACAGCTCATGTATCAGTTTGATTCTAAGTGAATGTTAGAGCAGCTACAAACAGATGGCAGGCagaagtacatgttatcattaTGAGACAAACTTACATGATTAAGCTGAAAAACAGATCAAATGCTCATTAAAAGCTCACTCACCCATGGTAGGTAAGCTGCTGTGAAAGTGAAGAGGCCCAAGAAACTCATGTGGATAAAGGGGTTTTGCTTGCTCCAGACATAAACCTGTATAGatgaaagaatttaaaaaaaaaattgtaggaGTTTACTCAAAAAAGAgttatcaaaatgatattagaATGTAAGAAAGTAACTAACCATCATGAAGGTCAATGAATTGCTCAGGAATATGATTTTTGAAAACGATTCTGACAGATAGGGTATGTTTCCTCCAATTATGACAATGCTAGTCAAAACACTAGCACCAAACAAGAGCATGTAAAAGAAATCTGCAGTCCTTCCCCTGAAAGAGTTCTCTTCGAGAAGTTTGCAATATCGAGCAAGAAAGAACATGTGGAACATAAAGTCCAAGTCTGGCATCATGAAGAAGAACATTAAGAAAGACAGttggtgattaaaaaaaaaattaactgcaAGAACACAAGTATATCATAAGCAGTCAGAACACATAACCCTATCTTTATTGTGAATAAGGAATTTGACATAACAAAAAGATATAAGAAAACCAAACTTTCCAGTAAAAAGCACCCCTGGATGTAAGATGCTTtcatggaaggaaaaaaaaaagccataaaGTGCAAGTTTAATCAGCTATCCGAACAGACTCCATCATCTGCAACATTTTGGTATGGTATATTAGAAGTGCCCGATTCAGTTTTAGGAATTAATTGTTGATTCCCAACACAGAACGCAGGTTCCCTCTGTAGAATGATAACATTCACAATTTGATAATCACTTTCCTTGGAACTGAAGTCTTAAGatttagacttgaaaaaaaaaaaattgcatttcatTGAAGAATTTGCacttgaatattaatttttgcTTGAAGAAGATAGGCAgttaaaaacttggatatcgcATGCTGTAATATATGCAAATGTCATAAAATTGACCAGGCAAAACACTGCAACGCTCACAATGAACTTGTTCAACCAAAGTTTACAATAACTCTTCTATTCATAGTATATCTACATCTTTGTTTATGGATATGCAGATATTAAAATCCAATTCAGGACCCTCTTATAATAGAGATGCAAAACGAATGTGAAATTCTCATTTCACTACACCTAGGAGCCTGTTCACAGGTCACCGAAGGAGCTAGACAAAGCTTGGAACCTTCTGATATTAAGATGCTAGAGGCTGTGCAGACGAAAGAATTGATACATATACCATAAAGTTGAAAGCTTTCGTACATTTCTGATATCGGTAATCACCACTAACACCCAGATGAAAACTTACCCATCTTACGGAAATAAAGGAAATTAGTGACTAGGCGCCAGAACTCATAATTCGTCATCACAAGTTTAGGGTTTAAGTACAGCTTAGAAGGAGATATTATCTgcccaaaacaaacaaaaccagagctaaattaaatataaaagaagttCCTTCACCTTTATAAACCCATCAAAATCACAAATgccaagataaataaaaacccagaatgaatcaaatttaACTCCTTAAGTCTAATACCAAAAGCAATAGCTAACTCAAGCTCCAAAtatccaaattaattatttcaacattcttcaaaaaaatcaagaaataaaaacaaacacaaatttcaaagaaaatcaaaagggaAACTACAACTTACAGAACTGAACGAAACCCAGTTGAAATTATTCAATAACAGAATAACTCAAAACgttgtctttttttctcttcaaaaacaacaaaacccacaacgaaaatcaaagaaaaaaacctatcattcacaaaattaaatcaaa
This is a stretch of genomic DNA from Populus alba chromosome 11, ASM523922v2, whole genome shotgun sequence. It encodes these proteins:
- the LOC118031255 gene encoding derlin-2.2, which produces MAQAVEDWYKQMPIITRSYVTAAVVTTIGCSLDIISPSKLYLNPKLVMTNYEFWRLVTNFLYFRKMDLDFMFHMFFLARYCKLLEENSFRGRTADFFYMLLFGASVLTSIVIIGGNIPYLSESFSKIIFLSNSLTFMMVYVWSKQNPFIHMSFLGLFTFTAAYLPWVLLGFSVLVGASAWVDLLGMIAGHAYYFLEDVYPRMTGRRPLRTPGFIKSLFADDAVVVARPANVRFAPPAEELHQGR